The proteins below come from a single Benincasa hispida cultivar B227 chromosome 4, ASM972705v1, whole genome shotgun sequence genomic window:
- the LOC120076075 gene encoding LOW QUALITY PROTEIN: uncharacterized protein LOC120076075 (The sequence of the model RefSeq protein was modified relative to this genomic sequence to represent the inferred CDS: inserted 2 bases in 1 codon; deleted 3 bases in 2 codons; substituted 1 base at 1 genomic stop codon), whose amino-acid sequence MEALLVNNRLSLNDIRFLSDFVGRPRGFIRPILQSPAQLNRGRRVGSKYHEPSVTHIYLAASVVHXFHRMLPSLDKDRXSVQLCFRCFARIDQPSSRSFPVHSLYISDTQGRTRWEESSPSLCPADHSAGILHSRLRLTIAWGCSCRYVSLSGSLAPPVISFYDMLLSSPYSICNLVIYGSTPPKESFIPFPWMPCYPKSQHQ is encoded by the exons ATGGAGGCACTACTTGTTAATAATAGGCTATCGTTGAACGATATTCGATTTCTCAGTGATTTTGTCGGCCGACCCCGGGGGTTTATTCGACCCATTCTCCAGTCTCCCGCACAGCTCAA TAGAGGAAGAAGAGTGGGCAGCAAGTACCACGAGCCCTCTGTC ACACACATCTATCTAGCAGCAAGTGTAGTTCACTAGTTCCACCGAATGCTCCCATCTCTCGACAAAGATCG GAGTGTGCAATTATGCTTCAGATGCTTCGCC AGAATAGATCAACCCAGTTCCCGTTCTTTTCCGGTGCACTCGCTTTATATCTCCGACACACAAGGAAGGACGCGGTGGGAAGAAAGCAGCCCTAGCCTCTGTCCGGCCGATCATTCCGCTGGCATCTTGCATTCACGCCTCCGTTTGACTATCGCTTGGGGATGTAGTTGTAGATACGTTAGTCTTAGTGGGTCGTTGGCTCCACCTGTTATCTCCTTCTACGACATGCTGTTGTCGTCGCCATATTCCATATGTAACTTAGTCATCTACGGGTCAACACCTCCGAAAGAATCTTTTATACCATTCCCGTGGATGCCATGTTATCCGAAGTCCCAACATCAATGA
- the LOC120075472 gene encoding vacuolar-processing enzyme, with amino-acid sequence MARIPTGVLLFLLFLAVIGLASGGRDLPGDFLRLPSEALNFFRGAASDSSDEDSVGTRWAVLIAGSNGYWNYRHQADICHAYQLLRKNGLKEENIIVFMYDDIAFNPENPRPGVIINHPKGSDVYHGVPKDYTGEDVNVNNFFAAILGNRTALTGGSGKVVDSGPNDHIFIYYSDHGGPGVLGMPTYPYIYADDLNEVLKKKHASGSYKSLVFYLEACESGSIFEGLLPEGLNIYTTTASNAYESSWGTYCPGDYPSPPPEYDTCLGDLYSVAWLEDSDNHNLKTETLRQQYELVKKRTLSSDNVYGSHVMQYGDLTLNKNALFSYLGTDPANENNTFVEENSLRPATKVTNQRDADLVHFWEKFRKAPEGSLKKVVAQKKFVEAMSHRVHIDNSVKLIGKLLFGIEKGPEVLNAIRPTGRPLVDDWDCLKNMVRSFEARCGSLSQYGMKHMRSFANLCNAGISKEQMAEASAQACMSVPPGPWSSLHKGFTA; translated from the exons ATGGCCCGAATCCCCACCGGAGTtttactctttctcttattCCTTGCCGTAATCGGTCTGGCATCCGGTGGCCGGGACCTTCCCGGCGATTTTCTCCGTTTGCCGTCCGAGGCATTGAATTTTTTTCGCGGAGCCGCCTCCGACTCTAGCGACGAGGACTCCGTGGGGACGAGATGGGCTGTTTTGATCGCCGGTTCGAATGGATACTGGAATTACAGGCACCAG GCCGATATCTGCCATGCTTATCAACTGCTGCGGAAAAATGGGCTAAAAGAAGAGAACATCATAGTTTTCATGTACGATGACATTGCCTTCAATCCAGAGAACCCAAGACCTGGGGTCATCATCAACCATCCAAAGGGTTCTGATGTTTATCATGGAGTCCCgaag GATTACACTGGTGAAGATGTTAACGTGAACAACTTCTTTGCTGCCATTCTTGGAAACAGAACTGCTCTTACAGGGGGTAGCGGGAAGGTTGTTGACAGTGGCCCTAATGATCATATTTTCATATACTACAGTGATCATGGTGGTCCTGGTGTGCTCG GGATGCCTACTTATCCCTATATTTATGCTGACGATCTTAATGAAGTTCTAAAGAAGAAGCACGCTTCTGGATCCTACAAAAGTCTG GTATTCTATCTCGAAGCTTGTGAATCAGGAAGTATCTTTGAAGGCCTTCTTCCTGAAGGTTTGAACATTTATACAACGACTGCATCAAATGCTTATGAGAGCAGTTGGGGTACTTACTGTCCAGGGGATTATCCTAGTCCTCCACCAGAGTATGATACTTGCTTGGGTGACTTGTACAGTGTTGCTTGGTTGGAAGACAG TGATAATCATAATTTGAAGACAGAAACTTTACGCCAGCAATATGAACTG GTGAAGAAAAGGACGCTAAGTAGCGATAATGTATATGGTTCCCATGTCATGCAATATGGTGACCTAACGCTCAACAAGAACGCTTTGTTCTCATATCTGGGTACTGATCCTGCGAATGAGAACAACACTTTTGTCGAGGAAAACTCCTTGAGGCCAGCTACAAAAGTCACCAACCAGCGTGACGCTGATCTGGTCCACTTTTGGGAGAAG TTTCGTAAAGCTCCAGAAGGCTCCCTCAAGAAAGTCGTAGCTCAAAAGAAGTTTGTGGAAGCAATGTCCCATAGAGTTCATATCGATAACAGCGTGAAGCTAATCGGAAAGCTGTTATTTGGAATTGAAAAAGGTCCTGAGGTGCTTAATGCCATCCGTCCCACAGGACGACCCCTTGTTGATGACTGGGACTGTCTTAAGAATATG GTTAGGAGCTTTGAGGCACGCTGTGGATCTCTCTCCCAGTACGGAATGAAACACATGAGATCCTTTGCAAACCTATGCAACGCTGGAATCAGCAAGGAGCAGATGGCAGAGGCATCGGCGCAAGCTTGCATGAGTGTCCCTCCGGGCCCATGGAGCTCTCTGCACAAGGGCTTCACTGCATGA